One Mycolicibacterium fallax genomic window, GGCGCGGACCCGGTCGCGGACCCGGGGTGTGCTGTGCCGATTCCGGTGTCGTCATGTTCAACCTCGTCCCTGCCCGTCGCGCGGACTCTCCGCGCACTGCCGCGCACCGCGGCGCCGTCGGATCACCCGATGACCCGAATAAAGGCTATTCAAGCAGGGACCCGTGTTCCGCGTCACGGTTGTGCGTGTTGCGCCGACGGCGGCGGTGATGATTGCCTGGCAGCGATGTCCACTTCCAGTATTGTCGCGGCCGCGCTGGCACTGTGCGCGGCGCTGTTCATCGGCATCGGCAACGTCCTGCATCAGCGGGCCGCGCATGCGGTGACGACCGAGCGGGTCGGCAACTTCCGGCTGTTCCTGGCGCTGCTGCGGAACTGGCCGTGGTGGCGCGGCAGCCTGGTCGCGGCGGTGGGTTTCAGCTGCCAGGCCGCCGCGCTCGGGTTCGGGTCGGTGCTGCTGGTGCAGTCGCTGATGGTCACCTCGCTGCTGTTCGCGCTGTTCCTCAGCGCGCACTGGACCCACCGCAGGCTGGGCCGCTCGGAATGGACCTGGGCGATCCTGCTGGCCGGGTCGGTATCGGTGATCGTCACCGTCGGCAAACCCTCGCCGGGTGCGTCGCGGGCCTCGCTGGACACCTGGCTGACGGTCGCGGCGGTGATGGTGCCGATCCTGGTCGCCTGCCTGATCGGGGCCCGGCTGCGCCGCGGCGCGGTCGCCGCGGTCCTGCTCGGCCTGGTCGCCGGCTCGCTGTGGGGCGTGTTCGCGGTGCTGACCAAGGGCGTGGTGGAGTTGCTCGGCGATGGCCCGCGGGCGGTGCTGACCGCCCCGGAGCTCTACGCCTGGGCGGTGGTCGCCCTCGGCGGAACCGCCTGGCAACAGGCGTCGTTCCGGGCCGGTGCGCTGACCGCCTCGCTGCCGACGATGACCATCGCCGAGCCGATGGTCGGCTCGATCCTCGGCGTGGTGGTGCTCGGCGAGGTGCTGCACCCGGGCCGATTCGGGTACGGCGTGCTGGGCCTGACCGTGGTGGTGATGGTGATCGCCACCGCCGCGCTGGCCCGGGTGGAGGCCGCCGCGGTGGAGTCCGAGCCGATCCTGCCCGCCGACGACGACCCGCGGCCCGCCGCGCCGGAGGCTGCGACGCGCGCCGGCGCCGACGGCTAGCGTTGGCCCCGTGCTGAGTTCCGTCGCGATCATCCCGTCGACCCCGGTGCTGGTGCCCGAGCTGGTCGGCGCCGCGGCCGGGGAGTTCGAGCCGCTGCGCGCCGCGGTGCTGGCGGCCGCGGCGACGCTGCCGCCGCGCTGGCTGGCCGTCGGCGTCGGCGAAACCGCGGTGTACCGGCCCGAGCGGCGCGGCACCTTCGCCGGCTACGGCGCCGACGTCACCGCCGCGCTGGGACCCGGTGACCCCGCGGCGGTCACCGAACTGCCGCTGTGCGCGCTGATCACCGGGTGGGTGCGCGCCCGGGTGGCCCCGGGCGGCCGCGCCGAGGTGCGCTGCTGGC contains:
- a CDS encoding DMT family transporter, whose product is MSTSSIVAAALALCAALFIGIGNVLHQRAAHAVTTERVGNFRLFLALLRNWPWWRGSLVAAVGFSCQAAALGFGSVLLVQSLMVTSLLFALFLSAHWTHRRLGRSEWTWAILLAGSVSVIVTVGKPSPGASRASLDTWLTVAAVMVPILVACLIGARLRRGAVAAVLLGLVAGSLWGVFAVLTKGVVELLGDGPRAVLTAPELYAWAVVALGGTAWQQASFRAGALTASLPTMTIAEPMVGSILGVVVLGEVLHPGRFGYGVLGLTVVVMVIATAALARVEAAAVESEPILPADDDPRPAAPEAATRAGADG